In Motacilla alba alba isolate MOTALB_02 chromosome 2, Motacilla_alba_V1.0_pri, whole genome shotgun sequence, the DNA window ACACAGGTGCCCTGACCTCCCTGTTCGGTGTCGGCAAGGTCAGGGCAGCCGGGCCGTGTGTTTCAACCAGGTTCTTCTGCCCCGTGCCCATCTTGGTCTGAGCTGAAGGTCACAGAAACTTCTCGTGGTGGATgaattgtttcagttttaatataattttcttgTGTAAATCTCACATCTGGCTGTCTCCTCCTCTGCTGAGTGACGGAGAACTCCTGTTACCTTCTCTGAATGAGTCAGGCTAAAATTACAGTTTACACTCAGCAAATAAGAGTGGTTATAGCACGGGCCAAATCCTAGAGAGATAGAGAGGCCAAATCCTTTGGCCTTGCAGAGGAAATGGTTTGAGGACCAGTCAGTCTGCTCACATGGGTGTGCTCGAAATGCTGTGTAACCAGGGAGCATGGCCACCTTGGAAATGTCTCTTCTGCCTAAGGTTACTGGCGCCTGCTTAATGAAATTCCTCTTGGTTTATTCCGAGAGCTTGGAGCCTTTCTAAGTGCCCCTGAGCTGTGTTTTGCCGTTGGTGGCAGAGCTGAACAATAGCAGTAGGGATTTTTCTAGCAGAGCCCTCTGTGGTGTCACTGGCAGAAATTGTCATTAAGTGAGTGATGCTTTTGCAGAGCACTGAGGAGGGAACAGGTCTTGGTGTAATCCTTGTGATTCCCAACAGAAAAAGCTGGGAACTTCTGGAGGATGGTCTCACTTTGGTGATGATGGTTCTGTGAGTGGAGCCCTTCTCaagctgttgctgttttttattttccttggggGAAGGTGAGAAATCACCTGTGGATTCTCCTGCTGCGACCTCACAGGAGTCTGCACCCATTGAGGGTTTCAGCACTTGCTCAACTCCTCGGTGGTGGCCGTTTCCCATCCCTGTGTTCTCCGTCAGGAATTTGGAGTTATGTTGATGTGGGATAGGCTGTGGTGACTGAGGCAGGGCTGACCTTGTGCAGCAGCTCGTGCTTCCCAGCCcggctgctgtggctgctgctcttggcaggGAATGAGGGGCAGAAGTGAACTTTGCTGAGGTCAGAGCTGCCGTAAAGGACCAGCCTGCGAAAGCCAAGCAGAGTGGTGAGGCATGGAATTCCTAAAAGGAAAGGCAGGCAGTGACCAAAGCTTTCTGTGGCTGCCTGTGACTATGGAGGGGTCACTGCCATCTCTGGATAGCAGAAGTTTGTTgctctcctgctttttctttggttttgtttcgtTCTTACCTCTCCTGGTGAGCACAGTCCTGCTTCCCAAGGCTTCACTGGAATTAAACCATCTGTCCATGGTGCCTGTTCTTATATCTCACTGCCTGGATATTCGTGACTGATGGAATACACAAGGGATTTTCTGACTTTCTTTCCTTAAAGATTCTCTTTATTTGGGGTTTCCAAAACCTGAAGGGAGGTTCTTTGTCTTCACAGCCACAATGTCACCCAGCCAGGAATCCGTTTACCCTGACTATGAGACAGAGACCAGCCAAACCTCGAAGCTGATAAAAAAATTTAAGGAGACACCATTTGTGCCCATTGGTGAGTtcaaaaatggagaaataaatgtgtttgcACAATTGATGCGGGAAACACCATCACTGTTCACCTTTTTTGTGTAAACAGGAAATTACTTAGAAATTACCACCCCATAATAGTTGTCctaaaagaaagagggaaattaATGAGGTCtattaccttaaaaaaaaaactcagaacctACAGGTgtaagaaaaaaccccaaactaacaAACCCTGAAAGGTTTTTTAGGTGAGGCTAGAAAACATGTGAAGGTGATGCTGTCAAGTGGTTAAGGAGTGTGTTGTGCAGCTGTTCTGGAGCACAGTTCCTGGGAATTATGTGACCACTACAAAGTGACTTAAAAGCTCTAAAAATACAAACTGGAAGGATTTAAATTACAGCCTGTGTGGTAAATGTTTCAGCCCTCTGCTGCCATCACTTagttcaaaatgcattttttgagtaatttttattttacacctGGCTTGAGGATGTTGTTCAGTTCTCAGCCTCTCTGTTGAGGCTCCCAAAAAGCTTCTGAGGAGAGCGGGGATCAGCTTTTGTGTGACACAAGACACGTTTTGATGTCCAGCCACCTTAAATGGAGAGCAGCGGGGTCACTCGGGGTGAACTGTTCCAAGCCTTTGCCAGCACATTTCCGTCACTGCTTCCGTGCTCACTGCACTTTGTCTCCACCTTGCTGGGCTGTACCGTgaactccaggagctccagttCCCCGAAGCAGATTGCCAGAACTCACCTTTGACTTgtgtcagagctgggctgaAGGCTCTAGAACTGTTAATTGGTATTTAATGAGTGAATTAAGTGTTTACAGCTTTCTGATGGTACTGGTAATGCTCCGGCTCAGGGAAGACAAACTGCCCGTGCTCTGCTCAGTAAAATATACATAGCACTTAAAACTTGGCATGCACCTATGAACTGTGCAAATAATCctgaaaatggaatgaaatagAAGGAATTGGAAAAGGTTGTGCATTTCTCTGTGTATTCTGTGAAAGCATCCGTGTTGGAGCTGGCAAAGCAGGGGCTGTTTGCTCTGCTGAAGGACTACCACTGAATCCTGGCCCTGGGAAAGAGACCTGGTGGAGCCTCCCCCCTCACAGCTTGGGGACAATAACATGTGACTTGTCCTGTCCTGGTGGCACCTAGCCAAACGTGACAACACCCAAAATAGCAACTGCAGCAGGCCAGTGGATACATCAGGGAGCGTCCACACACTGAGAGTCTGAGCATCAGCTGGGTGGctgtgagtgtccctgcaggaaaggaggTGTGAGGAGCCCTGGTTCTGTCTGAAACAATATCCAGGGAATTCTCACACCCTGAGCTATAATGCCAGAATCCTTTGGCATTTTAATGGTGGTGGAAATCTTTTCCCTGCACTGATGTATGCATTGAATGAGGTGGCACTGGAGTGAAAGCAGGGCTAGGATTTACCACTCCACAAAACCAGCATGATTGGACCAAAACAGGCTTATTTTAGGATGAGACagaatggcctcaagttgtgccaggggagggttagactggatatcaggaaaaatttcaaggaaagggctgcccagggcagtggtagaatcaccatctaTGCAGGGATTGAAAAACTGTGtagatgtgacacttggggacatggtttagcaGTAGCCTTGGCAAttgtgggaatccataaaaccagagggttttgggaaagctgcacaaggcaggcctcagagacagcagaactgtgattgGAGCTAAGCAGGAGCCATGAGattggtcagcagaaaaattatgtaagaaatAGAAAAGTGAGGACAAAcagaacaatggtctgtgtattaacgcttgtctagaataactccctaagctgcagaaaagtgtTTCTGGAGAGATATTGGGAAGTTCTACTCTTtataatggagctctgtgcattgtgtttgAAGGCTCACAAGCAGGTATTGCATTCAAAATAAGCAAGCACTGCTTTAACCAAAGGTACCTGTGCTTATAGTGGTTGGATGGAACTACTGTCAGTGGGCTTTTGCTTTGTGGGATTGGtcaaaaacttttaaagtaagttACAACATGAAGTTCTTGGTCTGCTGCCggggatgtgagctgctggcatcttcccattgtcatagccatgtaatgagactgatgctggaaaatcaAACAGCTCAAGGCCTGTTCCTCAGCAGTCCCATCCCGTTGGTGATTTGTGCACAGCCCCCGGCCGGCGACAGcaatggttggactcagtgatctttagggtcttttccaacccgAACAGCTCAGTGGTTCACAGGCTGTTTTGTTTAGGTGGGTCCCTTCACTCCTCCTCGTGCCCCGGATCTCCACTCAGAAGGATGCTCTCGTTGCCTTGCAGGGATGGCTGGTTTCACTGCCGTGGTTGCCTACGGGCTGTACAAGCTGAAGCACAGAGGTGACATGAAACTGTCCCTTCACCTGATCCACATGCGTGTGGCAGCCCAGGGCTTCGCCGTGGGAGCCCTGACGTGTGGTACGTATGGAATGGGAGCTGTCCTTGGCAGTGGCAAACCATGGAGACCCTCCTGGATCTCTGCCGTGGATCACACAGCTGGCATGGCTGGGTGGAAGCATCCAGAACGTTTATTTCAGGATGTTTGTGCTCTTTACTGGTGCTCAATCAGCCTTTCTGGAGTAAtctgattttatgtttttaagtATTTCATTTCAGAGTAGCAGTTTTGATTGTGTCTAGATGTGGATTGTGAGGTTCTGCATCTCTGCCTCTTACaggccaaaaaaagaaaacatccatctgacattattattttcccttgtAAATATGTTGCTGTTTCTGAATTTAATGCATTGGAAGATCTACAGCGTGTGTAGACCATGgtattacatatttatatatatatatttatatgtatatatatttttccagGACTGGACTTGTGGCTCTGAATGTACAGAGACACTGTGCCCCTGGTTTGTACATCCCAGGTCTGATCTGTGTGTGAATGTACATCCATGAAATGCTGTTTGTactgcattcccagcaggaacatCAGAAAAGCTTGACTTCGGCCACAAAATCAACCGGAATTAGCTCGGGATCTGCATTTTCATAAATTGTATATTTTCATACCCAGTTTCTCTGTATGTGAAGGATTTTGTAGTGTTTATTAAAAACATGCAgctgaggaggaagggaaattCTGTCTTGCTGAGAACTGTTCACATTTTGAAACCCATCATTTCTCATTTAACACAgtttttcattgtgttttttttttttctttctgtcttgcaGGAGTGCTGTATTCCATGTTCCGGGAGTACGTGGTGAAGCCCAAGGAATAGTGGGAAGCTGTCTGCAATCCCTGTCCTGGTGGTGGCCTGTGTACTGCAGCTCCAAACCTCCTACTGAGGGGTTCttgaggaaaacaaataatACATGGCATTAGAGAATTGTTCTATTTTGTGTATGGTACACTGTGCTGAACCTGGCAGCCTCAGAATGTGACCTGTGGCTATTGGGGTCTGGGTCTCTCTGATTGACACCACCACATCCCAGTTTTTAAGGGATATCGTGGAGTGCAATCCCTCTATCTTCCCCTTCAGCTCAGTCCTAAAACTGgtgatttcttttgctgttgttgcCCAAAACAATGATGTCTGAACTGGTTTCTGTCAGGGAATGGCAGGAAAGCCTTGCTGTCATTTTCTATCCTCTGCCTCCCAACTTTGTAATTTAGAAGCTTCCTGTAGCACTAAATGACATCTAAAATATTGAGAgctatataaacatatatattttttatttaaggtATAGAGATAAGTATGTCACAGCTATTTAAATGTTATATTTATTCATTGTTAACGAAGACACATGCTCCCTATTTTTGCTATATCAGACCCTTGGATTATGATATTTTGTAACTTTATTTAGGGTGTTCTTCTGAGTAACATCtaaatgtaacatttaaaatacagattgtGAAAACTAATTTGGTGGTTTGATGCTTTTAAAGTGTACAATCTAGCTGATTTCTGCAGTCCTGTTCCCCACAGAAAATTCTAAAACATTTAGATCTGAAAAGCTCTCCATCACCTTTGAGGTATTAAAATCCTTGtctgtaaattattttacacTCAAACTCCTTGTACTTCCAACAGCAGTCGCGAAAATAAAAGCCAATTTCTAAAAAAGCACATATTTTCCTGTCAGCTGACATTCCACGGTGACAGTCTCAGATGTTACAAGGTACAAACTGCACCTACCTCTCTGTGACCTGTTGTACAGAGCAGGGCGAGATTAAACACGAATAAAAGAGCAGTGGAGGTAATAATTGTTCGCCTATGGATTTGTTGGCGGGAGGCTCCCATCCCGCAGCAGAGGGATGGCGTCAGCAGAATAAAAATCCCCTGAGGAGGGTGCAGCGCTCCTGGAAAGGGAATTCCCAGCCGGTGCTCTCCTTGACTCCCAGCTGCCATGGGCTGCTCCCACACAGATGAGACGGGCGCCGACgccttttcctcttcctacCACCGCTACGGGTGGAGAAGGAGCCGCTCCGGTGGCGCCGAGGGGCCGGGATCGGTGCGGGAATTCGGGAATGGCGACAGGGAGCGGGGTGTGAGGGGCGGCCATCATGGCGGCGGCGCTGAGGGGAAGGGCGCGCGCGCGCTCCCGTTGCCATGGGCACCGCATCGGGCCCTCAGCGCCGACAGGGAGCCGGGGCCGTATCTCCGCTCCCGCCGCTGCCCGGCAGGGAACGGGGACAGCCGGGGACACCCTCCCGGTGCCCTCGGGAACGCGGCTGGGGTAGGCCGGGGGAGGTGCGGCAAGCGCGGGCAGGAGTTCCCGCGGTGGGGGAACAGCGCGGCGCTGCCGGGACCTAGCAGGTCCTGGCAGGTCACGGGGCGAGCGGGAGGGTGATAATTCCAGCTACAGgtttgtaattaaaatatagAAAGTAAACACGAGAAGTCCCGCCTCAAAATGGGTGAGAAATTCTTTCTGCTGAGGGAGGCAGAGCGCTGGaaagggctgggcagggagggtgtggagtctccttctctGGGGACATCCCaaagccacctgtgccacccgCTCCAGGTGACCCCGCCTTGGAGCCCTCCTGGCCGGAGCCAGGGATGGTTTAGAGGAGATATTCTGGAATATTTCACTGGAAGTGTTGAACCCCTCAGTGTGGAACGCTTCATCGCTGGAAGTGTTCAAATCCCGCGtggaggtggcacttggggacaagGTTTGGTGGTGGCACTGGGTTCATGGTTGGACTCGAGGGTCTGAGAGGCCTTTTCCATTGAAACATTGTGGGATTGGAGCTGCTCCTCGAGTGCCGTGCACATTTCTGGCCTATAGATAAGTAAATAACTCAAGaagttataaaataataaattaatcagCAATGTGATCTAAGTAAAgaaaattctgagaaaaatcATGAAGCCTAAAATAGTTACTCTACTAGGAATTCTGGGATATTTTCAGAACAGAGACAACT includes these proteins:
- the HIGD1A gene encoding HIG1 domain family member 1A, mitochondrial — protein: MSPSQESVYPDYETETSQTSKLIKKFKETPFVPIGMAGFTAVVAYGLYKLKHRGDMKLSLHLIHMRVAAQGFAVGALTCGVLYSMFREYVVKPKE